The genomic segment acatgacaactgttcttaaagctataacactgttatctttatactgtgtattgtatataactATAGAAGGGAAACAAGTGCCGGGGGGGAGGGGTCAGGGGACActgtaaggaggctgcctgacaggacagctagGGTacaacttctgtactgggccacctcaaTTTAAACTCTTTTATCTTAGAATAAATCTCCACATACACATCATCATAAACACGTCAGATGGTTGTACAGATCCTATTTGTCAGTATGCACTTCAGCcttcttcataaaaaaaaaaaaaaaaaaaagaaacattttttttaaggggtactccggtgggaaaaaatgtttttatatgaaccggtgccagaaagctaaacagatttgtaaattacttctatttaaatctcttaatccttccagtacttatcagcttctgtatgctccacaggaagttgtgtatttctttccagtctgaccacagtgctctctgctgacacctctgtccatgtcaggagctgttcggaacatgagcaaatccccatagcaaacctatcctgctccggacagttcccaacatgggcagaggtgtcatcagagagcactgtggtcagactggtaagaactacacaacttcctgtggagcatacagcagctgataagtactgaaagagttaagatttttatatagaagtaatttacaaatctttatacctttctggcaccagttgatttgaaaaaaaaaaaaaattccccaccggagtacccctttaggtaccTTTTATATATTTGATATTGTTGCAAAATCTaattcagcgtttcccaaccagtttgccttcagcttttgcaaaactacaactcccagcatgcccggacagccgaaggctgtccgggcttgcttggagttgtagttttgcaacagctggagccacactggtctAGTTATATTATTTCTGTCAGTATCCATATGTCACTTAAGATTAGGTTGCCTCGCTCGGTACACAAGTGATTACAAGAATGTCCActagcgtacccctttaaaggggtactccgatggaaaacattttatttttatttcttttaaatcaactggtgccagaaagttaaacagatttgtaaaaaacttctatttaaaaatctgaatccttccaatacttatcagctgctctatactacagaggaagttcttttctttttgaatttattttctgtctgaccacagtgctctctgctgacacctctgtccattttaggaacagtccagagtaggagcaaatccccatagaaaacctatcttgctcaggacagttcctgacatagacagaggtgtcagcagagagcactgtggtcagacagaaaagaaattcaaaaagaaaagaacttcctctgtagtatacagcagctgataagtactggaagggttaagatgtttaaatagaagtaacttacaaatctacaAACTATGGATTGGGTGCATATTACTTTTCCTATATATAGACGAGGTTACTGGAAATGGGCTCCAACACCCCAGGAGTATAAAGAGAATGGTATCCCAGTCCTCaaggctagatagatagatagatagataggtaggtaggtagatagatagatagatagataccgtagataggtagatagataccgtagatagatagataccgtagatagatagataccgtagatagatagataccgtagatagatagataccgtagatagataccgtagatagatagataccgtagATAGACACCGTAGATAGACACCGTAGATAGACACCGTAGATAGATACCGTAGATAGATACCGTAGATAGATACCGTAGATAGATaccgtagatagatagataccgtagATAGATACCGTATATAGACACCCTAGATAGATACCGTAGATAGATACCGTAGATAGATACCGTAGATAGATaccgtagatagatagataccgtagatagataccgtagatagataccgtagatagatagataccgtagatagatagatagatagataccgtagatagatagatactgtagatagatagatagatagataccgtagatagatagatactgtagatagatagatagataccgtagatagatagataccgtagatagataccgtagatagataccgtagatagataccgtagatagataccgtagatagatagataccgtagATAGATATACACGGTATATAATTAAGTGATAGGAAAAATGTCctataaaaaatgataaaataaaaattgaatatatatatttttttaaatgtggcactcAAAAGTAAACAGAAACCAAGATCAATTATTAGTCATAATAAAATTCTAACGATCATACAAAATATGGTACTCAAGGTTAGATGGTTAtcaattaaaaatgtatatacaggGCCCTTATGACacaattaaaaggggttatccagtaaaaaactttttttttatatatcaactggctccagaaagttaaacagatttgtatataacttctattaaaaaatcttaatcctttcaataattgtcagctgccgaagttgagttgttcttttctgtctggcaacagtgctctctgctgacatctctgcttgtcttgggaactgcacagagtagaagaggttttctatggggattttcttctaaactgggtggttcccgagacaggtgtcatcagagagcacttagacagaaaagaacaactcaacttcagaagctcataagtactgaaaggatgaagattttttaatagaagcaatttacaaatctgtttaactttatggagccagttgattacatatatatatatatatatatatatatatatatatatatatataaagttttttcctggaatacctctttaatagtAAAAGCACCTAAAATCAAAACTAATCAAGTACCGGTCTTAGTTTTGATGCGCTGCAATTTTAGGTCCTTTTACTATTACTTGTTATATTGATCCTACCCTGAGTGTGTCACAAGGGACCTGTGACCTGTCACCACACTATAAGGCTAGTTgtgatattatatacattttatttttaattaataaaTGATTTTATTTAAAACTTGATAACCATCTAACCTTGAGTACCATATTTTGTATGATCGTTAGATGTTCTGCGTACAGTATTTTGCTTTTATATGTAACACATGTCCTGTTTACTAGTAGAGTCCTGTTTACTAGTAGAAAgtacaatattttatacattttgaatAACATAACTTTATTTCTATGACACCCTGACCGCCCTTTCATTTTCTCCACAGCTTTGAAAAGATCATTTGACATGGAGGATATCGACGACGCTCCGGTGTTTTCCTCAACGTCTCCGCTCGCATCTCCCTTCAGTCCGGGTCAACCTCCTGTGTCGCGAACAAGCAACGGGGACAGCCAGATATCTACAGGATCCCACCAGCCACTCTACCAGTCCCGTATCCGAATCAGCTCCAGCTGTAGTCCGTCCCAGAGTCCTGTTCTCAAGTCCAGGATCACCAGTAGCCTGTCCTTTAACCGTGGGACCATGCAGATGGCTAAGGCCAATGGGACGGCAGGACAAGGCCTCACCCGTGTCTCTTCTTTCCAGACACGACTCCATCCTAACAGCTTCTCTTCTTCTGGACAAGGCAGTGACAGCGAGAGCCTCCACAGCTCCACCTCCAGCCTAGAGTGTCCACTTCCAACTAAGCCTTTCCAATCGCTCCGTCCTACACAGACCTCGGTGGGCTCCGGTATCACAATCTCCAGTGTAACCAGCCCAGTCCTGAAAAAATTCTCATCTCACGGAAATGTGTTTCATTCAGAGATCGAGCGACCTGGAGTCCGTCTGGTACCGGTGGCTACCAAGAACCATGGCTCTTTGCCATCTCTGGATCTTCATATTGCTGAAGACCCGATCCCTGACCTGGTTCCTTCTCCAGATGCTGGATATCCACCCTCAGAgggttggagttcaccatcaccaGACTACAAACGTCCTCAGTCTAGAAACGCCATATCCATCAGTCGTGAGCCTTCATTTTCCTCTTcttcgtcatcatcaccacctaCAGAATGTACACCTCTCAACTGCAGCTTGACCTCCTCaccatctcctcctccagttttcGGGCCTGTCCAGCCAGCCACTCTTCAGAAGTTCCCGGTGTCTCTGCAGAGCTCTATAGGAAGATCTAGTGTTTCTGGTCCAGAGCAGCTCAACAGACCATTGCCGCGGACCCAACTAAGAGTCAACCTTCATTCCAATCCTGGTGTGTCCTCTCATCAAACCAAGGAGAAGACAGAAGTGGCCTACAAGAGTCCACCTCAGATGTCACCTCATCCACCTAGTGGGAGGACACCAAGTGTCAATAACTTCACCAACCAAGTGCCACCTATTTCTGGCATTTTGATGCCAGCACCCCAACAGGAATTTGGCCAAGAAGCAAACCATGTCAACAACATGAAGTCTTCAGAGATACATTCATCAACTGAGAGGCTCAGATCCATGATGCAGAGAGCCAATTCCTTTAACAAAGCCGATACCGATATTCTACAAGATCGGTGTGCCCGAGAGGACATGGTCATCGAAAAGTCAGCCGGTCGTGTAGCCGATCTTATAAAGAGTGTACAAGATACCGTGGCCCAAGAAAAGCCTTCCTTTCCGAGTAGGATACAAGGAAATGGACATGTGACCTCGATCCCTTATGCACATGACAGCCTGCAAAACCAGAGGTTCTCAGAAGTATCCAGGAATGGAGTTCCTCCCCTTCATCATTGCTTACGTCTAGAACCCAAGACTAAGGTAAAACCAGAAGCCCCTGCAACGGTGTCGTGTAAAGAAGAAGATGTTCAGCGGGAGTCGGTGGAAGAGAAATTAAAGATCACAGATTCCCTATTGGAAGGTAAGAAACCTATGTATAGTAGTGGACAatggtccattaaaggggtactcctttttttttttttatcaactggtgccagaaagttaaacagatttgtaaattacttctattaacaaatcttaacccttcctatacttatcagctgctgtatgctaaacaggaagttcttttctttttgaatttcctttctgtctgaccacagtgctctctgctgacacctctgttcatatcaggaactgtttagagtaggagcaaatccccatagcaaacctctcctgctctggacagttcctgtgacggacagaggtgtcagcagagagcactgtggacagacagaaaggaaattccaaaagaaaagaacttcctctgtagtataccgcagctgataagtactggaaggattaagatttttaaatataagtattttacaaatctataaACTATGGATTGGGTGCACTTACTtttcctatacagtgacccccccccccaacctatccggcagcgcagactgcttcagctgcccccggatagccgtttacggtgccccgtgtggtccgctgacgatcacttacctgtcctcggggctccggcgcgtcctcttcgggatcccctgcatcgtcggcgctctccattgtcgtcatcacatcgctgcgcacaccgtcccgtcatccaataggagcggcgtgcgtaacgacgtgatggcggcgacggagagtgaggatgccggggaagcagag from the Hyla sarda isolate aHylSar1 chromosome 8, aHylSar1.hap1, whole genome shotgun sequence genome contains:
- the SEPTIN12 gene encoding septin-12 isoform X3, translated to MTHLSVNDHLEGILSDFEALKRSFDMEDIDDAPVFSSTSPLASPFSPGQPPVSRTSNGDSQISTGSHQPLYQSRIRISSSCSPSQSPVLKSRITSSLSFNRGTMQMAKANGTAGQGLTRVSSFQTRLHPNSFSSSGQGSDSESLHSSTSSLECPLPTKPFQSLRPTQTSVGSGITISSVTSPVLKKFSSHGNVFHSEIERPGVRLVPVATKNHGSLPSLDLHIAEDPIPDLVPSPDAGYPPSEGWSSPSPDYKRPQSRNAISISREPSFSSSSSSSPPTECTPLNCSLTSSPSPPPVFGPVQPATLQKFPVSLQSSIGRSSVSGPEQLNRPLPRTQLRVNLHSNPGVSSHQTKEKTEVAYKSPPQMSPHPPSGRTPSVNNFTNQVPPISGILMPAPQQEFGQEANHVNNMKSSEIHSSTERLRSMMQRANSFNKADTDILQDRCAREDMVIEKSAGRVADLIKSVQDTVAQEKPSFPSRIQGNGHVTSIPYAHDSLQNQRFSEVSRNGVPPLHHCLRLEPKTKVKPEAPATVSCKEEDVQRESVEEKLKITDSLLEDLSPGPERVSSGRMEEPRLVRAAEDAKMCEDLGREPFGYVGIDSVLDQMKRKAMKYGFEFNIIVVGQSGLGKSTLVNTLFKSKVIRKTPGAGIPKTLEMKAVSQVIEERGMEMRLTVIDTPGFGDQINNQNCWDPIIKYIHEQYEKYLREEILVNRKRRIPDSRIHSCIYFIPPTGHWLRPLDLEFMKRLGRIVNVVPVIAKADTLTLEEREEFKQRIRKDLQTHGISVYPQPELDEDPTEALLNEKIRQKIPFAVVGTDEEHQINGRRILGRKTKWGIIEVENTSHCEFANLRDLLIRSNLQDLKDITHNIHYESYRVSRLNEKMNGTPSQLKEPTSL
- the SEPTIN12 gene encoding septin-12 isoform X2, which encodes MAVWARWKRKRKVYDSDQRRFHLRVACTSLKRSFDMEDIDDAPVFSSTSPLASPFSPGQPPVSRTSNGDSQISTGSHQPLYQSRIRISSSCSPSQSPVLKSRITSSLSFNRGTMQMAKANGTAGQGLTRVSSFQTRLHPNSFSSSGQGSDSESLHSSTSSLECPLPTKPFQSLRPTQTSVGSGITISSVTSPVLKKFSSHGNVFHSEIERPGVRLVPVATKNHGSLPSLDLHIAEDPIPDLVPSPDAGYPPSEGWSSPSPDYKRPQSRNAISISREPSFSSSSSSSPPTECTPLNCSLTSSPSPPPVFGPVQPATLQKFPVSLQSSIGRSSVSGPEQLNRPLPRTQLRVNLHSNPGVSSHQTKEKTEVAYKSPPQMSPHPPSGRTPSVNNFTNQVPPISGILMPAPQQEFGQEANHVNNMKSSEIHSSTERLRSMMQRANSFNKADTDILQDRCAREDMVIEKSAGRVADLIKSVQDTVAQEKPSFPSRIQGNGHVTSIPYAHDSLQNQRFSEVSRNGVPPLHHCLRLEPKTKVKPEAPATVSCKEEDVQRESVEEKLKITDSLLEDLSPGPERVSSGRMEEPRLVRAAEDAKMCEDLGREPFGYVGIDSVLDQMKRKAMKYGFEFNIIVVGQSGLGKSTLVNTLFKSKVIRKTPGAGIPKTLEMKAVSQVIEERGMEMRLTVIDTPGFGDQINNQNCWDPIIKYIHEQYEKYLREEILVNRKRRIPDSRIHSCIYFIPPTGHWLRPLDLEFMKRLGRIVNVVPVIAKADTLTLEEREEFKQRIRKDLQTHGISVYPQPELDEDPTEALLNEKIRQKIPFAVVGTDEEHQINGRRILGRKTKWGIIEVENTSHCEFANLRDLLIRSNLQDLKDITHNIHYESYRVSRLNEKMNGTPSQLKEPTSL
- the SEPTIN12 gene encoding septin-12 isoform X4, which encodes MEDIDDAPVFSSTSPLASPFSPGQPPVSRTSNGDSQISTGSHQPLYQSRIRISSSCSPSQSPVLKSRITSSLSFNRGTMQMAKANGTAGQGLTRVSSFQTRLHPNSFSSSGQGSDSESLHSSTSSLECPLPTKPFQSLRPTQTSVGSGITISSVTSPVLKKFSSHGNVFHSEIERPGVRLVPVATKNHGSLPSLDLHIAEDPIPDLVPSPDAGYPPSEGWSSPSPDYKRPQSRNAISISREPSFSSSSSSSPPTECTPLNCSLTSSPSPPPVFGPVQPATLQKFPVSLQSSIGRSSVSGPEQLNRPLPRTQLRVNLHSNPGVSSHQTKEKTEVAYKSPPQMSPHPPSGRTPSVNNFTNQVPPISGILMPAPQQEFGQEANHVNNMKSSEIHSSTERLRSMMQRANSFNKADTDILQDRCAREDMVIEKSAGRVADLIKSVQDTVAQEKPSFPSRIQGNGHVTSIPYAHDSLQNQRFSEVSRNGVPPLHHCLRLEPKTKVKPEAPATVSCKEEDVQRESVEEKLKITDSLLEDLSPGPERVSSGRMEEPRLVRAAEDAKMCEDLGREPFGYVGIDSVLDQMKRKAMKYGFEFNIIVVGQSGLGKSTLVNTLFKSKVIRKTPGAGIPKTLEMKAVSQVIEERGMEMRLTVIDTPGFGDQINNQNCWDPIIKYIHEQYEKYLREEILVNRKRRIPDSRIHSCIYFIPPTGHWLRPLDLEFMKRLGRIVNVVPVIAKADTLTLEEREEFKQRIRKDLQTHGISVYPQPELDEDPTEALLNEKIRQKIPFAVVGTDEEHQINGRRILGRKTKWGIIEVENTSHCEFANLRDLLIRSNLQDLKDITHNIHYESYRVSRLNEKMNGTPSQLKEPTSL
- the SEPTIN12 gene encoding septin-12 isoform X1, whose amino-acid sequence is MPPGPHNGPSTLPGATRSLKGLIQLTTNLITTAEGTRERHALKRSFDMEDIDDAPVFSSTSPLASPFSPGQPPVSRTSNGDSQISTGSHQPLYQSRIRISSSCSPSQSPVLKSRITSSLSFNRGTMQMAKANGTAGQGLTRVSSFQTRLHPNSFSSSGQGSDSESLHSSTSSLECPLPTKPFQSLRPTQTSVGSGITISSVTSPVLKKFSSHGNVFHSEIERPGVRLVPVATKNHGSLPSLDLHIAEDPIPDLVPSPDAGYPPSEGWSSPSPDYKRPQSRNAISISREPSFSSSSSSSPPTECTPLNCSLTSSPSPPPVFGPVQPATLQKFPVSLQSSIGRSSVSGPEQLNRPLPRTQLRVNLHSNPGVSSHQTKEKTEVAYKSPPQMSPHPPSGRTPSVNNFTNQVPPISGILMPAPQQEFGQEANHVNNMKSSEIHSSTERLRSMMQRANSFNKADTDILQDRCAREDMVIEKSAGRVADLIKSVQDTVAQEKPSFPSRIQGNGHVTSIPYAHDSLQNQRFSEVSRNGVPPLHHCLRLEPKTKVKPEAPATVSCKEEDVQRESVEEKLKITDSLLEDLSPGPERVSSGRMEEPRLVRAAEDAKMCEDLGREPFGYVGIDSVLDQMKRKAMKYGFEFNIIVVGQSGLGKSTLVNTLFKSKVIRKTPGAGIPKTLEMKAVSQVIEERGMEMRLTVIDTPGFGDQINNQNCWDPIIKYIHEQYEKYLREEILVNRKRRIPDSRIHSCIYFIPPTGHWLRPLDLEFMKRLGRIVNVVPVIAKADTLTLEEREEFKQRIRKDLQTHGISVYPQPELDEDPTEALLNEKIRQKIPFAVVGTDEEHQINGRRILGRKTKWGIIEVENTSHCEFANLRDLLIRSNLQDLKDITHNIHYESYRVSRLNEKMNGTPSQLKEPTSL